Part of the Thermus islandicus DSM 21543 genome is shown below.
CCCGGTGCCCCCAAGCCCCTTCCTGGAGCGCCTGGGCTTGGAGCCGAGGAGGCCTGGGGACACCCTGATAGGAAGCCTGGTGGAGGCGCGAAGGAGGGGCTGCTGGGAGGGGGATTCCCTCCGGGAGGCCATGGAGCGGGCCCTCGGGGCGGAGGAAGAGCGCTTGGCGGGAGAGGCGGCCTCGCCCTACCACGGGGCCACCGGGGAGCCCTTCCTGCCGAAAAGCCTTTCGGTCTCGGAGCTCGAGGACCTGGCCACCTGTCCCTTCCGCTTTTACGTCCGCCACCTCCTCCGCCCCCGGGGGGACCAGGAGGCGGGGGACGGGGACCGGGCGGACCTGGGGGCCTTCCTGCACCGGGTCATCGCCCGCGTCTTCCGGGCCGCCCAAGCAGAGGGCAAACAAAGGGGCAAGGAGGTGAGCGTCCTTGCGGAAGCGGGCCTTTTGGCGAAGGCCTTCTCGGAGGTGGAGGCGGAGTGGAAAAAGAGGCCCGATTCCCCCTTCTTCCTGAGGCGGCCCGACTGGCCCCACCGCCGGGGGAGGCTCCTTGGGCTTCTGGTCCGGGCCTTTCGCGATGGGAAGGGGTTCCTAAGGGAGGACGCGGAGATCGTGGCCGTGGAGGTGGAGGTGGGGAAGGAGAAGGTCTTTAAGGGGCTTGTGCCCGGCTACGATGGCCTGAAGGTGCGGGGCGTCATAGACCGCCTGGAGCGCCGCTCGGGAAGCCACTTTTACCTGGACTACAAGGTGGGGAGCGCCTTCCCCCGGGTGAAGGACCCGAGGACGGGGGAGCTCTCCGCAGACCTTCAGCTTCCCCTCTACCTCCTCCTCCACGGGAAGGGCCGGGGGGTGGGGGTCTACTACTCCCTCTCTTCCGGGAAGGCGCAGCAGGCAAAACTGGACCGGAGCGCTCTTTGGCGAGTGTTTAGAGGGGTTCGTAGGGCGTTAAAAAGTGGCGCCTTCCCGCCCCAGCCCGACCGCAAGGGCGAGGCCTGCCGGGGGTGCTCCGCGGCGCTCCTCTGCCGCTACGCCGGGAGGTAGGGATGGCGGAAGCGGATAAGGGGCTTTTTGTGGTGGCCGGGGCGGGAACGGGGAAGACCCACCGGCTGGTGAGGCGCTACCTGGAGTTCCTGGAGGCAGGGCGTTCCCCCCTCGAGGTGGTGGCGGTCACCTTCACGGAGAAGGCCGCCCTGGAGCTCCGCAGCCGGGTGCGCCGGGAGGTGCGGAAGGCGGGCATGCCCCAAAAAGAGCGCGTCCTCGCCGAGCTGGAGGCGGCCCCCATCGGCACCCTCCACGCCCTGGCCGCCAGGATCTGCCGGGAGTTCCCGGAGGAGGCGGGAGTCCCGGCGGACTTTCAGGTGATGGACGACCTCGAGGCCGCCCTCCTCCTGGAGGCGTGGCTGGAGGAAGCCCTCCTGGAGGAGCTCCAGAACCTGGAGTACGCTCCTTTGGTGGAGGCCCTGGGCTACGAGGGCCTCTTGGACACCCTGAGGGCGGTGGCGGGGGACCCCCTGGCGGCCGGGGAGCTCCTCCTTAAGGGGCCTAAGGAGGTGGCGGAGGCCCTCCGCCTCGAGGCCTGGCGGGGCCTTCAGTCCCGGCTGGAGGACCTGGAGCGCTCCCTGGGTGGGGAGCGGCTGGAGGAGCGATACCCAGGCTTCCCCAAAGCCTGGCGCGACGAGCCCCTGAGGGTCCTGGAGTGGGCCCAGGGGGTGAACCTGAACTGTAAGTCCTGGAGAAGCTACAGGAGCGACGCCACCTTCAAGGCGCTTCTTGAGCTAGTGCGGGAAGCGCGCGAATGGCTTGTTCCCAAGCCCGCGGACGAGCGCATGGAGGCGGTCTGGCCCCTCCTCCAGAGGCTTGCCGAGAGGGTGCTGGAGCGCTTGGAGGCCTGCCGCTTCCGGGCCCGGCGCCTGGGCTACGCCGACCTCGAGGTCCACGCCCTCCGCGCCCTGGAAAGGGAGGAGGTGAGGGCCTACTACCGAAGCCGCTTCCGCCGCCTCCTCTTGGACGAGCTCCAGGACACCAACCCCGTCCAGGTCCGCATCCTGGAGGCCCTCTTCCCCGACTTCGGGGACTGGACCGCGGTGGGGGACCCCAATCAGTCCATCTACGGCTTCCGTCGGGCGGACCCGCGGGTGATGGAGGGCCTGCTGGAGAAGGCCCAAGGGGTGGAACAAGAGGCCCTCCGGGAGAGCCGCCGCTACCACCAGGGCCTTGCGGACTTCCACAACCGCTTCTTCACGGACCTCCTCCCGGGGTACCGGCCCGTGGGCGCCTCGAGGCCTCCCACAGGGGAGGGTCCGTGGGTCTTCCACTTCCAGGGGGATCTGGAGAGCCAGGCCCGGTTCATCGCCCAGGAGGTGGGACGCCTGCTTTCGGAAGCTTTCCAGGTCTATGACCTCGGCGCGGGGACCTACCGGCCCCTGAGGTGTCGGGACGTGACGGTCCTCGGCCGCACCTGGTGGGATCTCACCCGGGTGGGGGAGGCGTTGCGGCGCCTGGGGGTGCCCGCGGTGGAGGCCGGGGGCGGCAACCTCCTGGAAAGCCGGGAGTTCCAGGACGCCTACCTGGCCCTCCGCTTCCTGGGGGACCCCGGGGACGAGGAGGCCCTCTTGGGGCTTCTCCGCTCCCCCTTCTTTGCCCTCACCGACGGGGAGATCCGCCGCCTGGCCGAGGCCCGGGGGGAAGGGGAGACCCTCTGGCAGGCCCTGAGGCACGGCGCACACCTCTCCCCCGAGGCCCAAAGGGCCAGGGAGACCCTCCAAGACCTCCTCCGGCGCAAGGCCCTCGAGGCCCCAAGCCGCCTCCTCCAGCGCCTGGATCAGGCCACAGGGTACACGGGGGTGGCCTCCCGCCTCCCCCAGGGCCAGAGGCGGGTAAAGGACTGGGAGGGCACCCTGGACCTAGTGCGGAGG
Proteins encoded:
- a CDS encoding UvrD-helicase domain-containing protein; protein product: MAEADKGLFVVAGAGTGKTHRLVRRYLEFLEAGRSPLEVVAVTFTEKAALELRSRVRREVRKAGMPQKERVLAELEAAPIGTLHALAARICREFPEEAGVPADFQVMDDLEAALLLEAWLEEALLEELQNLEYAPLVEALGYEGLLDTLRAVAGDPLAAGELLLKGPKEVAEALRLEAWRGLQSRLEDLERSLGGERLEERYPGFPKAWRDEPLRVLEWAQGVNLNCKSWRSYRSDATFKALLELVREAREWLVPKPADERMEAVWPLLQRLAERVLERLEACRFRARRLGYADLEVHALRALEREEVRAYYRSRFRRLLLDELQDTNPVQVRILEALFPDFGDWTAVGDPNQSIYGFRRADPRVMEGLLEKAQGVEQEALRESRRYHQGLADFHNRFFTDLLPGYRPVGASRPPTGEGPWVFHFQGDLESQARFIAQEVGRLLSEAFQVYDLGAGTYRPLRCRDVTVLGRTWWDLTRVGEALRRLGVPAVEAGGGNLLESREFQDAYLALRFLGDPGDEEALLGLLRSPFFALTDGEIRRLAEARGEGETLWQALRHGAHLSPEAQRARETLQDLLRRKALEAPSRLLQRLDQATGYTGVASRLPQGQRRVKDWEGTLDLVRRLEAGSEDPFLVARRLRLLLRHGIPVPRPPLEAGEALTLLTVHGAKGLEWPVVFVLNAGGWNGQGPRKDKPLFRPGLALVPPLLDKEGEPSALFHLAKRRVREEEGREEDRLLYVAATRASERLYLLLAPEGSLDPQALQEAGSEEKGLEEVQNPKGCGPQEEPQARCLVEGLSGLPLEALPISLLPLAAKDPEAARRRLLGEPEEGEAWALEDPEEEEAPGGAGVGQLVHALLERFDALEDLEREGPGFLEATFPGAERKEVEEALELARAFFTAPAFAPYRGDPVAKEVPVALELLGVRLEGRADRVGEDWVLDYKTDHQVNAEAYLLQVGLYAYALGKPRALVADLREGTLHEEESPRAKERAEEVLRRLVGLLGAEGGPG